In the Topomyia yanbarensis strain Yona2022 chromosome 3, ASM3024719v1, whole genome shotgun sequence genome, one interval contains:
- the LOC131692233 gene encoding probable G-protein coupled receptor Mth-like 14 — MTPLIIVLLLIRGDSALPELKEGSGDYEAIDSAHLPSSRPIPSDDEVLDPILSEDGLYPEDDDDYGIYSEETNLTARVPTDHVVGDRKNTSGSSQGSVVEDGSDQLDLLESFDVSLGPSEPTNGTLDPLLLDIGIRKVAPEELPKDCSNYQKLSAQPRFTNATFNVIRKCCPRGESFQMGDKSHHAAQCKPGEPWGPFQVHAISAQFYDGCIEDLEEPSLGLGLIYGNPCAVEGGLVRFGEDTRDDLFVIQNGSLLVINELVEEFDIYHGYCLDVDRKSGSLNAYVCPSEIRIGGDIFKGQMVALALCLIFAIPLLLATAYFYVEIPEFDDIHGKALSLNCINFAIALLLESIFQHKSKGHGSTDDTIVLANYAEYFILATFFWLLVNCMNNCIHAWYFLPKGIQIHMGGEKRTFALYAAFAQLVPLTIILLNPPNGDPAGLKHYFFIPIIVIIVLNMLSFIITFWGFERVSDILIQHYILRGRLSTGGEAADAVLAQLPDIRAADVERVKYMTKYTAMLFVVMAGVWSITIGTYYSTRTIPILYDILFGLQGILIFIIFICLPRPFRTVKAWFQQKQICGCREDPDAVNLRRRTTYRSKNGTREVVPLNNVTSS; from the exons ATGACACCGTTGATCATTGTACTACTGTTGATAAGAGGTGACTCGGCATTGCCAGAGCTAAAGGAAGGGAGTGGCGACTACGAAGCGATAGATTCGGCACATTTACCTTCTTCCCGTCCAATTCCTTCGGATGACGAGGTGCTGGATCCTATCCTTTCCGAGGATGGTCTTTATCCGGAGGACGATGATGATTACGGCATCTATTCGGAGGAAACCAATTTGACGGCCAGAGTTCCCACTGATCATGTCGTCGGGGATAGAAAAAACACCAGCGGCTCTAGCCAAGGGTCGGTGGTGGAAGATGGATCGGATCAGTTAGATTTGCTAGAATCATTCGACGTTAGCTTGGGACCGTCAGAACCCACAAACGGCACGCTCGATCCCTTGCTGCTGGATATCGGGATAAGAAAAGTTGCTCCGGAAGAATTACCAAAGGATTGCAGTAATTACCAG AAATTATCAGCGCAGCCACGCTTCACGAATGCCACCTTCAACGTTATCAGAAAGTGCTGCCCACGGGGAGAAAGCTTCCAGATGGGCGATAAAAGTCACCATGCCGCGCAGTGTAAGCCCGGCGAACCGTGGGGTCCGTTCCAGGTGCATGCGATTAGTGCCCAGTTCTACGATGGATGCATCGAAGATTTGGAAGAACCCTCGCTCGGTTTGGGGTTGATCTACGGGAATCCGTGTGCCGTCGAGGGTGGCCTGGTCCGATTCGGCGAAGATACTAGGGATGATTTGTTTGTGATACAGAACGGATCGTTGCTAGTGATCAACGAGCTGGTGGAGGAATTTGACATTTACCACGGCTACTGTTTAGATGTGGATCGAAAGAGTGGATCGCTGAATGCGTACGTGTGTCCCTCGGAGATACGAATCGGAGGGGATATCTTCAAGGGCCAGATGGTGGCGTTGGCATTATGTTTGATTTTTGCCATCCCGCTACTGCTGGCGACAGCTTACTTCTATGTCGAGATTCCGGAGTTTGACGATATCCACGGGAAGGCACTGTCGCTgaattgcatcaactttgctatCGCTTTGCTGTTGGAGAGCATCTTTCAGCATAAGAGCAAAGGTCACGGTTCCACTGACG ACACGATTGTGCTTGCCAATTATGCTGAGTATTTTATTCTGGCCACGTTCTTCTGGCTGCTGGTGAATTGCATGAATAACTGCATTCATGCttg GTATTTTCTACCGAAAGGAATTCAGATTCATATGGGTGGCGAAAAGCGGACGTTTGCCCTATATGCTGCTTTTGCACAACTGGTTCCATTGACTATCATTTTGCTGAATCCACCAAACGGGG ATCCTGCCGGTTTAAAGCACTACTTCTTTATTCCAATCATCGTCATAATTGTGCTGAACATGCTCAGCTTTATCATCACGTTCTGGGGTTTCGAGCGGGTCAGCGACATTCTGATTCAGCACTATATTCTCCGGGGTCGGCTCAGTACCGGTGGCGAGGCAGCGGATGCCGTTCTGGCACAGCTTCCCGACATTCGGGCGGCGGATGTCGAAAGAGTCAAATATAT GACCAAATACACCGCCATGCTGTTTGTGGTAATGGCCGGCGTTTGGAGCATCACTATTGGCACCTACTACAGTACGAGGACAATCCCGATTCTGTATGATATCCTGTTTGGACTGCAGGGAATTCTTATCTTCATCATTTTCATCTGCCTGCCGAGACCATTTCGAACGGTGAAGGCATGGTTCCAGCAGAAGCAAATCTGTGGCTGCCGGGAGGATCCGGATGCCGTCAATCTGAGGAGGCGGACAACCTACCGGTCGAAGAATGGAACCAGAGAAGTGGTTCCGTTAAATAATGTGACATCGTCGTAA